One Acetomicrobium sp. S15 = DSM 107314 DNA window includes the following coding sequences:
- a CDS encoding ATP phosphoribosyltransferase regulatory subunit: MKMNRIPKGCKNIGAGLAEAMERCRASFLSAFASYGYCPFWPSGLQLLETALDKLSPYLKRRIIPLSSPHGEPCCLRTDITLGVVAYCAAHHPPHERPLRISYVDRLFRIPSSPSYDIEGYQLGAELIGWEGRGADVEIISLLLEFLEKLGLRGYRLVLGDANVIATALEGVPTPISEELLSCLQDGNYSAYYATLKKEAIDGDRRKLLQALPNLKGAKNVIDEASVLFGSFEPLASLKSIADSLEELGYGSISFFDLGLVRELGYYSGPVFDIFLEGVGVPVGGGGRYDRLLAQYGVLGQAVGFALNLERLASALSRSDSDAVPKLLLWCGLSSPSDTVALARHLVSLDIGVEMSWHNDASVALDLARQRGLSWWCDASARIVKSTKDQTALSLDEWLLEVRR; the protein is encoded by the coding sequence ATGAAGATGAACCGGATACCCAAAGGGTGCAAAAACATCGGAGCTGGGCTGGCCGAGGCTATGGAACGGTGCCGAGCCTCGTTCCTTTCCGCTTTCGCCTCCTACGGCTACTGTCCGTTCTGGCCATCGGGGTTACAGCTCTTAGAGACAGCGCTGGACAAGCTTTCGCCGTACTTAAAGCGAAGAATTATACCCTTAAGTTCCCCTCACGGAGAACCATGTTGCTTGCGAACTGACATCACGCTCGGTGTCGTAGCCTATTGCGCGGCTCACCACCCGCCCCACGAGCGTCCGCTGAGGATATCCTATGTCGACCGCCTATTTAGAATTCCTTCCTCGCCCAGCTATGACATAGAGGGATATCAATTAGGGGCAGAACTCATAGGTTGGGAGGGAAGAGGGGCAGATGTGGAGATCATCTCGCTTCTACTCGAGTTCTTGGAGAAGTTGGGCTTAAGGGGGTATCGCTTGGTCCTCGGAGATGCGAATGTGATCGCCACCGCGCTCGAAGGAGTCCCGACGCCGATCTCAGAAGAGCTTTTATCGTGCCTTCAGGATGGCAATTACTCCGCCTATTACGCGACGCTAAAAAAGGAGGCCATTGACGGCGATAGGCGCAAGCTCCTCCAGGCACTCCCGAACCTTAAGGGAGCGAAGAACGTCATCGATGAGGCGAGCGTCCTTTTCGGTTCATTCGAGCCACTGGCATCTCTTAAGAGCATCGCCGATTCGCTCGAAGAGCTGGGATATGGTTCGATATCCTTCTTCGACTTGGGGCTCGTGCGCGAACTCGGTTACTACAGCGGCCCCGTCTTCGACATTTTCCTGGAGGGCGTAGGCGTGCCCGTAGGAGGAGGCGGGCGATACGACAGGCTCTTGGCTCAATATGGCGTTTTGGGACAGGCTGTGGGCTTTGCGCTCAACCTTGAGAGGCTGGCTTCGGCCTTGAGCAGGTCCGATTCCGACGCGGTTCCTAAACTGCTTTTATGGTGCGGTCTTTCATCGCCATCCGATACAGTGGCGCTGGCCAGACACCTCGTTAGCCTGGATATAGGGGTGGAGATGAGCTGGCACAACGATGCATCTGTCGCCCTGGATCTGGCTCGCCAGCGTGGTCTGTCCTGGTGGTGCGACGCATCAGCGCGCATCGTGAAATCTACGAAGGATCAAACTGCACTTTCTCTCGATGAATGGCTGTTGGAGGTAAGA